The DNA region AAAAATAAATCTTCCGCGGGCTAATCTGCGTCATCCTTCGAGATGCTTCAAAGATCGTATCGCCTTCAGCTGTATACAGAGTAGCGGGAGCTTGAGGTCCGCCGCTTCGTTTGGCGGTGACCTGCCCCGGTATAGCAACCTGGACGGTTAAACGGTAGCGGCCATCAACCCAGTCAACCCCTGCGGCTACAGCGATGGCCAATTCGTTCAATTCTCTGCGGTTCCAGCAGCCGCTCAGAAGAAGAGTCACGATGATATGTAAGAGAATCAACGCCAAAATCCGTTTCATCCGAATTTCACTCGCTTTCCCGCTGGTCTCAATCTGTCTATTCCCTCGATTTTCGAGGTGGCGTACGTTTTCTGCGCTTATAATTGGTCTGGTTAATCAATCGGGGACGGCTTGATAACATCCAGTGCGGCAGCCGAAATACCGAATCCTTTTGCCCCTCCGGAATTAACGGTGCGAAAGGGGACATGTACGGGATTCCGAACGACCGAAGGCTGCATAAATGGAGGATAATCGCGATGACCCCGACTAAAATGCCGAACAGTCCAAAGGATCCGGCAAGCGCCATCAGCGGAAACCGGAGCATCCGAAAAGCAATGGACATGTTAAAAGACGGCACCACAAAGCTGGAAATGGCTGTAATGGCAACCACGATGACCATCGCCGGAGAGATGATCCCAGCTTCAACAGCGGCCTGCCCGATGACCAGCGTTCCGACGATGGAAATCGCCGAGCCAATATTTTTCGGCAGCCGTACGCCCGCCTCGCGCAGAATCTCGAAGGTGACCTCCATGAGGACGGCCTCGACGAACGCGGGAAACGGGACTTGCTCCCGCTGCCCTGCCAATCCGAATATAAGGCGCGTCGGCAGCATTTCTTGATGAAACGTGGTAATGGCCACATAGAGTGAAGGCCCCAGCAAAGAAATGAAGATACTCAGATAGCGCAGCAAGCGCAGGAAGGAACTGATATCCGCACGCTGGTAGTAATCCTCCGCCGCATGCAGGAACGAAACAAAAAGCGCCGGGACTACCAGAACGAACGGAGTTCCGTCAACGAGGATGGCGATTTTTCCTTCCAGCAGCTCAGCCGCGATCACATCGGGGCGCTCGGTATTGTAAACCGTGGGGAATGGAGACAGGGTCTTATCCTGGACCAGCTCCTCGATATACCCGCTCTCCAAAATGCTGTCCACATCGATTCGGTCAAGCCGGGTGCGGACCTCCTCGACAATCTTGTCATTGGCAATGCCATGAATGTACATGATGGCGACATCGGTTTGGGTTATTCGGCCGATCTGCTTCGTTTCCATCCACAGATTCGGATCCTTGATCTTTCGGCGAATCAAGGCCGTGTTGGTTCGCAGCGATTCCGAAAAGGATTCGCGCGGACCGCGGACGACATTTTCCGCTGACGTTTCCATAACCCCGCGATCCTTCCACCCCCGGGTAGATGCTGTGATCCCACGATCCAATCCATCAATCAGAAAAATCGTGTCCCCTGACAAGAGCGAATGAAACAGCTTTTTATAATCGGTTATGGTGTGGATTTCATGATTGACAAGAGAGATTTTTTCTAATATTTTTTGCCCGTCCAAAGGCTGCGAGTAATCGTAATCTTTTCTTACAAGGGATTTTGAAACATCCGCCACGACCATCATGATGGATTCCGAGATGATCTTTTGGTCGGCCAAGCCGTCCGTATAGAGGATCGCAATATAGTGTTTTTCCTCTTCATCAAGCGGAATTTCCCTGATCACGATATCGGTGCTGTTACCAAGGGTGGTTCGGATATGCTCCAGGCTGCTTTTGATATCCGGGTTTAATGCATCGGTATCATTCGTCGATGAGTTGGCCGGTGGGATATCCTTGGTGTTGTTTTTACTGGAATGGCCGGTTCTTCTTCGATACCGCATGGGAATACCCTTCCTCTCACTGATGCTATTCCCACATTATTACCGAAGAAAACAAGCTGTAAACTTACGTCAATGCAGGCAAACCACCCCGGCATATTTCTGATGAAAACGACAAAAAACCAGGTCCGCATCCGGGGATGCAGCCTGGTTATTATGATGATCGTATGAATGAAATTGCACATCATCGTATAAGGTTTTTTGGACCCACGATAAAAATATAATACTACAACGGAAAGTATAAGTCTATATTTTTTCCCGGAAACCCCTATACTTAAAGCTATTCTTTAAGGGAGGGAGCGAAGGGTTATGCTGAATGAGAGGGAAACGGAAGAGCGTGAATATCTTGCGCATGTTCAAAAGAAGCTTCAGCGAACGCTGGCGGAGCTGGAAGGGAAGGTATCCGATTCGTATCGGGACATCATTGAGGCGAAGAAATACCTGTGGGTCAATATGGCGCAGCTGGATGCCGCCGAGCGGGCGGCGAACCGTGTGGACATTTCGCTGTCGATCGATGCCGGTGAGAAGACGGTGGCCCGGCTGCAAAAAATACGCAAGCTGTTAGGCTCGCCTTACTTCGGCAGAGTAGATTTTCGCACAATGCGGCAGCCTGATGCCGGCGCTTATTATATCGGCATTCATTCCTTTGTTGAAGAAGAGAGCCAGCATCACCTGATCTACGACTGGCGGTCGCCGGTGGCCAGCCTGTTTTACGATTACGAGACGGGGCCTGCATCTTACTTTGCGCCCATGGGAAACGTTGACGGCGAGATTACGGCAAAACGCCAATATAAAATCAAGGATGGCGCTCTGGAGTACATGATCGAGAGCTCGATGAATATTCATGACGATGTGCTTCAGAAGGAGCTGAGCAGCACGTCGGACGAGAAAATGAAAAATATCGTGGCTACCATTCAGCAGGAGCAGAACGCCATTATCCGGAACGAAACTTCGAACGAGCTGATCATTCAGGGGGCGGCCGGTTCGGGCAAAACGTCCGTTGCACTGCACAGAGTGGCTTATTTGCTGTACAGGTATAAAGAAACGCTCAGCTCCAGCGATATCCTCATTATATCTCCGAACAAGGTGTTCTCCGACTACATTTCGAACGTGCTGCCGGAGCTGGGCGAGGAGAAAATCATGGAAGTAGGAATGGAGGAGCTGGCCGAGAAGGAGCTTGCGGGTATGTGCCGCTTCCAGACATTCTATGAGCAGGTGGAGGAGCTGCTGAACCGTGACGATCCTGGCAGTGTCGAGCGCATCAGGTTTAAGGCCAGCCGGGAATTTGTCCGTCAGCTTGAAGCTTTCATGGGCTATGCGGACAAGCATTTCTTCGAGCCTGCCGATATTCTCATGGACCGGGTGCAGCTGTCGGCACAGCAGGTTTGGAGCGTTTATGAGCGGAATATGCAGCTGCCTGTTAAACATAGGCTCGAAAAGACAGCGCTTCTGCTAGCCTCGGGGGCACGGACGGATGACGGGGAGCGGCTCACGAAATCCGAAACGAACAAAATCAAAACCGCGGTCAAGAAAATGTATAAATATCAGCAGCCGCTCGGATTGTACAAGGCGTTTTATGCGCATGCAAATCAGCCGGAGCTGTTTAAGATGAAAGGGAAGAGCCTGATCGAGTATGCCGATGTTTTTCCGCTTATCTACCTGAAGATGTATTTGGAAGGCAGCGCGCCATACGACCGGGTGAAGCATCTGCTGGTTGATGAAATGCAGGATTATACGCCAGTGCAGTATGCAGTGCTGTCCCGCTGGTTCTCCTGCAAGAAGACGATCCTTGGTGACAGCAAGCAGTCGGTTAATGCCTATTCTTCCAGTACCCTGCAGACGATCAAAGCCATCTTTCCGCAGGCAGATACCATTGAGCTGTCCAAAAGCTATCGCTCGACCCTGGAGATTATGGAGTTTGCCAAGGAGATCCAGCCCGGCGGCACGATAATTCCGATCGACCGTCATGGCGAGCCGCCACGTATCCATACATGTGACAGCCATGAACATGAATTGGATGCACTGAGGAAGCTTAGCGAGGGCTTCCTGCAATCGGGTTATCATACGATGGGGATCATTTGCAAGACGCGCGCGCAGGCCAGGCAGGTGCTTGATGCTTTGAATCACCTGCAAGGGAATGTGCATTTGCTCGATTTCGAGAGCGAGCAGTTCCATGAAGGCATTACGGTGACTTGCTCGCATATGGCCAAAGGCCTCGAGTTCGATCAGGTCGTCATCCCGTTCGTGGATGCCGAATGCTACCGCTCTGAGATGGATCGAAGCCTGCTGTACATTGCTTGCACCCGGGCTATGCACGCGTTAGCCATAACCTATACAGGCCAGCGGTCTCCCTGGCTTCCTTAAGGGAAGCGATGAGCTTTACGTCTACAACTCATTAAGTCCAAATGGTTTGTATTGGCAACGACAATGTTATCGAACGGGGTTCTGATTTGCACTTCATGGCGTTATCCATTTATACAGAAAGTCGCATAGATAAGGAGGAAACCTAGAATAAGGAAATTGCACAATTTGGAAATAAACCCTACGGAGTTCAAGCATTAATTTTAGGCCATTGATGCAAAACGAGTTCTCAGGGGGATTTTTCATTATTGATTCTAGAACCGGTAAGCATGTTGAAAAGCCGATATTGATTTCTAACAAAAAAACTAAACCTTAGTTTAGGGTTAGTCAGATTGTCGAGAGACCCTGTCAAAAAAGTACAGGGTCTCTCACATTTATAGTAGTCAGTTCAAACATAGTCGCACGCTCCCTACCATCCCGTGCTGGATAGCCTGAAGTACAATCATCAAGTTATCTCCTGAAAAATCTCGTTGTCTTTAAAGCGATTTCAAAGATTCCATTGCCAATATCGCATAGATGGAAGGAGGACTATTTTTTTTATAGAAACTAATAAGATGGAGGTATCACAGCTTTGAACGAAAGGGGGAACATTCGGATAAGGCAATGAACTTAACTTAAGAGGAAGTGATATGGGAAATTGGACTCACATCGAATACTTGGAGACTTTTTTAAGAAGACGTGGCCGATTTATGTGTTGTCGATTTGCTGTCATTTGGTAGCCAATATGTTTCATGTCAATTTTCCGCGTGTGCTCGGTCATTTCACGGACGACCTGCAGGACGGGCTGCTGTCTGCAGACGGCATCGCATCGTACAGCTGGACGCTGCTCGGCATCGGTGTCGGTTTTGCAGTGATAGGGGGCATCGGCCAATATTTGGTCATGTACACGGGACGATATTTCGAATTCGTCAACCGGCGGCGGCTGTTCGTGCATTTCACCGGGCTGAGCGAGCGCTTCTATTCCCGGAACGGCGTCGGCAAGCTGCTCAGTTATTTTATGAACGATGTGAAGACCGTGAGGGAATCCATCTCCATGGGCGTTAACCAGTCGGTGAATGCGTCGATTTTGCTGGTGTCCACCATCGTCATGCTGATGATTACGAATGTTCCGTTCTATGTGGTGGCTGCATCCATCGCTCCTCTTCTGTTAATTCCGGTGATCGTCGTATGGCTGGGACCGATCATCCGGAGCAGATCGCTTGCGGTCCAAGAGGCGCTTGGCGTCATGACCGAATCGGCGGAGGAGCAGTTTGGCGGCATCCGCGTTACGAAGAAATTCGCGGTGGAAGATATTATGAAACGCAGATTCGGTGCAACGGTTGACAGCATTCAGAACAAGCAGCTAAGCATGGTGCGCGCCTCATCGCTATTCCAGTCCATCATTCCGTTTCTAGGGGCTTCTTCGCTCATCATCGCGCTCCTGTTCGGCGGATACCTGACGGTGATCGGACGCATGACGGTCGGAAACTTTGTTGCACTGACGCTGTACATCCGCATGCTGATGAACCCGCTGCAGCAGATCGGAAACGTCATCAACGCGGTCCAGCGGGCAAGGGCTTCGCTTGACCGGTTGAACGCCCTGCTTGACGAGCAGCCGGATATCAAGGAATTGCCGAATGCCAAGGAGCTGGATCCGGACCGTACGGGGATCGAAATACGGCATTTGAACTTCGCTTACGATCGATCCGGCCAAGGGGGGAACGAAGCCAGGGACGTGCTTCGGAATATCCATTTGAAGGTCCCCCCCGGGACAACGCTGGGCATTATCGGACGCACCGGCAGCGGGAAGACCACCCTCATGAAGCTGCTGCTTCGCACTTACGATCCGCCACCGAACACGATCCGCATCGGCGGCGAGGATATCCGGAATCTTACGCTTAAGAGTCTGCGGGAGGGCATCGCCTACGTTCCGCAGGATGGATTCCTGTTCAGCTCGACCATTCGGGAGAACATCGCTTTTTATAAGCGGGATTCTGGTCTGGCCGATGTCGAGGAAGCAGCAAGGAAGGCGAGGGTATACGACAATATCGCGGAATTCCCGGACCGGTTCGAGACGCGGCTCGGCGAGCGCGGGATTACGCTGTCCGGAGGGCAGCGTCAACGTACCAGTCTGGCCCGGGGCATTATCAAGGACGCCCCCATCCTTATCCTGGACGACAGCGTCAGCGCCGTCGATGCGGTAACGGAAACGGAAATCATGGAGACGATCCGCCGCATTCGGCATGGAAAGACAACGATCATTATCGCTCACCGGATCAGTGCGCTGAAGCATGCCGATCACATTATCGTTCTGGACCGGGGGGAAATCGTGCAGCAAGGCACGCATGAATCGCTGCTGCGTCAGGACGGGGTGTATCGGATGCTGCACGACATCCAGGAAGAAGGGATGGTGCACCATGGCACAGGCCATTAACAATTGGCAGATGGATCAGAAGGCCGACCCGAACGCACCTGCGCCGAAGGCGAAGCCGGTTTCGACCATCCGCGCGTTGTCCGGATACATGAAAGAGCACCGGCTTACCTTTGCCGGATTTATCGGCTGTACCTTGATTGCCATTTCCGCCGAGCTGCTGCAGCCCTACTTGATGAAAATCGCGATCGATGATAATCTGCTGGTCGGCAAGAATGATGTCCGGGGATTGATGATCATTTGCGTCGTCTACTTTCTTTTGTCGCTCATAAGCATGGTCTTCACCTATTTGCAGAACAACCTGCTGCAGAAGGCCGGGCAGAGCATCGTTGCAAGCATACGGAAGCGGCTGTTCGCGCATATATCCAAGCTGTCGATGTCTTACTTCGACAAGGTGCCAAGCGGCAGCCTCATCACGCATGTATCCAGCGACACGGAGTCGGTCAGCCAGTTCTTCAACCAGGTGCTGCTGAGTGTCTTCCGCGACGGCTTCACCTTGATCTTCATCCTGGTGCTGATGTTCCAGCTGGACGTGACGCTTACCCTGTACTGCCTCATCTTGCTGCCCATCATCGCCGGAATCGCGATCGCCTTCCGGCGGTATATGCGGCAAACGTATCAGATGGCAAGAACACGGTTGTCCCGGCTTGTCGCGTTCACGGCGGAGAACTTATCCGGGATGAATCTTGTTCAGGTATTCCATCAGGAGGAGGAGCAGGAACGACAGTTCAAAGAACGCAACGATTCCTATTTCAAGGCGAATCTTCGGGAGATCCGGACCAACGTGCTGTTCAACCGGACGTATGAAATCCTGAACAATCTGGCGATAGCGGTCGTGACCTGGCTCGGCGGGCGCGCCGTTCTGGGGCTGACGCTCGAGTTCGGCGTCCTGTATGCCTTCATCACGTACATCCGGATGTTCTTCCAGCCGATCAATACGATCACCCAGCAGTGGAACACGCTGCAATCGGCGACCGTCGCGATCAACCGGATCTGGGGATTGTTTGCGATCAGGCCGGAGGTGACCGATCCCAAGACGCCGGCCCGGGTGGATCAGGCAAAGGTTCAGGGACGGATCGATTTCAATCGGATTACGTTCGGTTATGGGGACGGAGCGCCGGTCATTGAGGATCTGGATCTTCATGTGAAGCCCGGCGAGATGATCGGTATCGTCGGCACGACGGGAGCGGGCAAAAGCTCGCTGATCAGCCTGCTGTGCCGTTTCTATGATGTACGGGAAGGAAGCGTCAAAATCGACGGCATCGATATTCGGGAGATGGCGCAATCGGACCTGCACCGGATCGTCGGGCTGGTCCAGCAGGAGCCCTATCTGTACTCCGGGACGGTGCTGGACAATGTGCGGCTGTTCGACGACAGCATTTCCCGGGAGAGGGTGATCGAGGCATGCCGATTTATCGGTGCAGACCCGATCATTCAGGGGATGAGCAAAGGATACGACACCCGGCTGTCGGAGCGGGGCAGCGGCCTTTCCGCCGGCGAGCGGCAGCTGATCTCCTTCGCCCGGATTATCGTATTCCAGCCGAAAATTTTGATTTTGGACGAAGCAACCGCAAACCTCGATTCGCAAACGGAGCAGCTGATCCAGAATGCGCTGCATCTCGTCGCCCAAGGGCGGACCACGCTCGTGATCGCCCACCGTCTGTCAACGATCATGGGGGCGGACCGGATTCTGGTCATCAGTAAAGGCCGGATCGTGGAGCAGGGCACACATCAGGAGCTGCTCGATTCCCATGGGTATTACGAGGAGCTGTATCTACACTCCCAAGGACAAAAGCAGCAGGAGCATGAAGGGGCCGGGTTATACCGGTCGCGGTAATCTAATCCAATATTCATGTTAGGT from Paenibacillus ihbetae includes:
- a CDS encoding spore germination protein — its product is MRYRRRTGHSSKNNTKDIPPANSSTNDTDALNPDIKSSLEHIRTTLGNSTDIVIREIPLDEEEKHYIAILYTDGLADQKIISESIMMVVADVSKSLVRKDYDYSQPLDGQKILEKISLVNHEIHTITDYKKLFHSLLSGDTIFLIDGLDRGITASTRGWKDRGVMETSAENVVRGPRESFSESLRTNTALIRRKIKDPNLWMETKQIGRITQTDVAIMYIHGIANDKIVEEVRTRLDRIDVDSILESGYIEELVQDKTLSPFPTVYNTERPDVIAAELLEGKIAILVDGTPFVLVVPALFVSFLHAAEDYYQRADISSFLRLLRYLSIFISLLGPSLYVAITTFHQEMLPTRLIFGLAGQREQVPFPAFVEAVLMEVTFEILREAGVRLPKNIGSAISIVGTLVIGQAAVEAGIISPAMVIVVAITAISSFVVPSFNMSIAFRMLRFPLMALAGSFGLFGILVGVIAIILHLCSLRSFGIPYMSPFAPLIPEGQKDSVFRLPHWMLSSRPRLINQTNYKRRKRTPPRKSRE
- a CDS encoding HelD family protein, whose amino-acid sequence is MLNERETEEREYLAHVQKKLQRTLAELEGKVSDSYRDIIEAKKYLWVNMAQLDAAERAANRVDISLSIDAGEKTVARLQKIRKLLGSPYFGRVDFRTMRQPDAGAYYIGIHSFVEEESQHHLIYDWRSPVASLFYDYETGPASYFAPMGNVDGEITAKRQYKIKDGALEYMIESSMNIHDDVLQKELSSTSDEKMKNIVATIQQEQNAIIRNETSNELIIQGAAGSGKTSVALHRVAYLLYRYKETLSSSDILIISPNKVFSDYISNVLPELGEEKIMEVGMEELAEKELAGMCRFQTFYEQVEELLNRDDPGSVERIRFKASREFVRQLEAFMGYADKHFFEPADILMDRVQLSAQQVWSVYERNMQLPVKHRLEKTALLLASGARTDDGERLTKSETNKIKTAVKKMYKYQQPLGLYKAFYAHANQPELFKMKGKSLIEYADVFPLIYLKMYLEGSAPYDRVKHLLVDEMQDYTPVQYAVLSRWFSCKKTILGDSKQSVNAYSSSTLQTIKAIFPQADTIELSKSYRSTLEIMEFAKEIQPGGTIIPIDRHGEPPRIHTCDSHEHELDALRKLSEGFLQSGYHTMGIICKTRAQARQVLDALNHLQGNVHLLDFESEQFHEGITVTCSHMAKGLEFDQVVIPFVDAECYRSEMDRSLLYIACTRAMHALAITYTGQRSPWLP
- a CDS encoding ABC transporter ATP-binding protein encodes the protein MDSHRILGDFFKKTWPIYVLSICCHLVANMFHVNFPRVLGHFTDDLQDGLLSADGIASYSWTLLGIGVGFAVIGGIGQYLVMYTGRYFEFVNRRRLFVHFTGLSERFYSRNGVGKLLSYFMNDVKTVRESISMGVNQSVNASILLVSTIVMLMITNVPFYVVAASIAPLLLIPVIVVWLGPIIRSRSLAVQEALGVMTESAEEQFGGIRVTKKFAVEDIMKRRFGATVDSIQNKQLSMVRASSLFQSIIPFLGASSLIIALLFGGYLTVIGRMTVGNFVALTLYIRMLMNPLQQIGNVINAVQRARASLDRLNALLDEQPDIKELPNAKELDPDRTGIEIRHLNFAYDRSGQGGNEARDVLRNIHLKVPPGTTLGIIGRTGSGKTTLMKLLLRTYDPPPNTIRIGGEDIRNLTLKSLREGIAYVPQDGFLFSSTIRENIAFYKRDSGLADVEEAARKARVYDNIAEFPDRFETRLGERGITLSGGQRQRTSLARGIIKDAPILILDDSVSAVDAVTETEIMETIRRIRHGKTTIIIAHRISALKHADHIIVLDRGEIVQQGTHESLLRQDGVYRMLHDIQEEGMVHHGTGH
- a CDS encoding ABC transporter ATP-binding protein gives rise to the protein MAQAINNWQMDQKADPNAPAPKAKPVSTIRALSGYMKEHRLTFAGFIGCTLIAISAELLQPYLMKIAIDDNLLVGKNDVRGLMIICVVYFLLSLISMVFTYLQNNLLQKAGQSIVASIRKRLFAHISKLSMSYFDKVPSGSLITHVSSDTESVSQFFNQVLLSVFRDGFTLIFILVLMFQLDVTLTLYCLILLPIIAGIAIAFRRYMRQTYQMARTRLSRLVAFTAENLSGMNLVQVFHQEEEQERQFKERNDSYFKANLREIRTNVLFNRTYEILNNLAIAVVTWLGGRAVLGLTLEFGVLYAFITYIRMFFQPINTITQQWNTLQSATVAINRIWGLFAIRPEVTDPKTPARVDQAKVQGRIDFNRITFGYGDGAPVIEDLDLHVKPGEMIGIVGTTGAGKSSLISLLCRFYDVREGSVKIDGIDIREMAQSDLHRIVGLVQQEPYLYSGTVLDNVRLFDDSISRERVIEACRFIGADPIIQGMSKGYDTRLSERGSGLSAGERQLISFARIIVFQPKILILDEATANLDSQTEQLIQNALHLVAQGRTTLVIAHRLSTIMGADRILVISKGRIVEQGTHQELLDSHGYYEELYLHSQGQKQQEHEGAGLYRSR